In one window of Aquimarina spinulae DNA:
- a CDS encoding YdeI/OmpD-associated family protein: protein MQKNKSVEEFISKNQEWKEALEILRSILLTTEMKETIKWGVPVYTVNDKNVIGIGAFKSYVGIWFYQGVFLEDKAKKLLNAQEGKTKGLRQWRFNAVEDIDKDLALHYIKEAIQNQKEGKEIKPERSKTIKIPSELLMALDANNNLKKSFEQLTPFKQREYSEYIAAAKREATRITRLEKISPMILDGIGLNDKYR from the coding sequence ATGCAAAAAAATAAATCAGTTGAGGAATTTATTTCAAAGAATCAGGAGTGGAAAGAAGCTCTGGAAATCTTAAGGTCAATACTACTCACTACCGAAATGAAAGAAACGATAAAATGGGGAGTACCGGTATATACAGTTAATGATAAAAATGTGATAGGAATAGGAGCATTTAAGTCGTATGTAGGAATATGGTTTTATCAAGGTGTATTTTTAGAAGATAAGGCAAAGAAGTTGTTGAATGCTCAAGAAGGAAAAACCAAAGGCTTACGACAATGGAGATTTAATGCCGTAGAAGATATTGATAAAGATTTAGCGCTTCACTATATAAAAGAAGCTATCCAAAACCAAAAAGAAGGTAAAGAAATCAAACCAGAAAGATCAAAAACAATTAAAATTCCTTCTGAATTATTAATGGCACTCGACGCTAATAATAATTTAAAAAAATCTTTTGAACAGTTAACTCCTTTCAAACAAAGAGAATATTCAGAATATATAGCTGCAGCAAAACGAGAAGCTACACGTATAACAAGATTAGAAAAAATAAGCCCAATGATACTAGATGGTATAGGGTTGAATGATAAGTATAGATAA
- a CDS encoding MOSC domain-containing protein produces the protein MKKPKIIGVSKSQSHTFNKFSCEHITLIKGLGVKGDAHMGKTVKHRSRVVKDPTQPNLRQVHLIHFELFEELNEKGFYIKNGEMGENITTVGIDLLNLPRYTILKLGQKAKIKITGLRNPCNQLNSIKEGLMKAVLDHDENGNLIRKAGVMGVVVEGGEISVGEEIEIVLPEKPYLGLERV, from the coding sequence ATGAAGAAGCCAAAAATAATAGGTGTAAGCAAGAGTCAATCTCATACCTTTAATAAATTTAGTTGCGAGCATATAACGCTTATCAAAGGATTGGGTGTTAAAGGAGATGCCCATATGGGAAAAACAGTAAAACATAGATCCAGAGTAGTAAAAGATCCAACTCAACCCAATTTAAGGCAAGTACATTTAATTCATTTTGAGCTGTTTGAAGAATTGAATGAGAAAGGATTTTATATTAAGAATGGAGAAATGGGAGAGAATATTACTACTGTTGGGATAGATTTGTTAAATCTTCCGAGGTATACTATTTTGAAACTTGGTCAAAAAGCGAAAATTAAAATAACCGGTTTAAGAAATCCTTGTAATCAATTAAATTCGATAAAAGAGGGGTTAATGAAAGCTGTTTTGGACCATGATGAGAATGGAAATTTAATAAGAAAAGCTGGTGTTATGGGAGTAGTGGTAGAGGGCGGAGAAATATCTGTTGGTGAAGAAATAGAAATTGTGTTACCAGAGAAACCATATCTTGGACTGGAAAGAGTATAA
- a CDS encoding TIM-barrel domain-containing protein, translating into MNSKFTLFLVFVTLILTTISCKKKYEGPYQGFKNKDTHIEVFKDNGKYIIKPYSDKIIETSFVPIGETFDPQSHAVILDLVTTKVQIRENDSVLTIDTRGIDVHITKEPFHISYTYKGKKLISEKKGYIKTDSTEILDFNLDKSEVIYGAGSRVVGMNRRGKKLQLYNRAHYGYENYSELMNFTMPLVLSSKLYAVHFDNAPIGFLDIDSKKDNTLQYETINGRKTYQVVAGDNWKDLIDQYTNLTGKQPLPPRWAFGNFASRFGYHSEKETKETIARFKADSIPLDAVILDIYWFGKEIKGHMGNFEFLKDSFPNPKQMINDFKDQGIKTILITEPFVLTTSKKWEETVKRGVLGKDMQGNPFKYDFYFGNTGIIDIYNPRGKEWFWDIYAKYTREYGVAGWWGDLGEPEVHPSELQHATGSADEVHNIYGHDWARLVQEGYQKDFPEQRPFILMRAGYSGSQRFGMIPWSGDVSRSWGGLQSQTEIALQMGMQGLGYMHSDLGGFAGGETFDPELYTRWLQYGVFQPIFRPHAQEHIAPEPVFHDTKTKTLAKKSIELRYSLLPYNYTIAFDNNQTGIPLMRPLFFENTDNKELSEISFTYMWGDDFLVSPVIQPGIASMDIPFPKGTNWYDFFTGQKFEGGTFKTVEIVEDHIPVFVKAGAFIPMVHPVQTTKMYSTKDIMLHYYHDNTIKNSSGKVYDDDGKTPNAFEKGKYEILKFDSALSNKKLSIALTVEKGTKYAYSDRKITLIIHNIQASPKSVTISGISPSFDWDEEGKKLKISFEWDSKEAKNINISL; encoded by the coding sequence ATGAATTCTAAGTTTACTCTTTTTTTAGTATTTGTAACCCTTATACTCACGACAATTTCTTGTAAAAAGAAATATGAAGGACCATATCAAGGTTTTAAAAATAAAGATACCCATATCGAGGTTTTTAAGGATAACGGAAAATACATAATTAAACCCTATTCTGATAAAATTATAGAAACCTCATTTGTACCAATAGGGGAGACTTTTGATCCACAGTCTCATGCCGTAATCTTAGACCTGGTGACCACAAAAGTACAGATACGAGAAAACGATAGTGTATTAACTATAGATACCAGGGGTATTGATGTACATATTACCAAAGAGCCTTTTCATATTTCATATACGTATAAAGGAAAAAAATTGATTTCTGAAAAGAAGGGATATATAAAGACAGACTCTACAGAAATTTTGGATTTTAACCTGGATAAAAGCGAAGTAATTTATGGGGCTGGTTCTCGAGTGGTGGGGATGAATCGCAGAGGTAAAAAGCTTCAGTTATACAATAGAGCACATTATGGATATGAAAACTATTCTGAGTTAATGAATTTTACAATGCCTTTGGTACTTTCCTCTAAGTTATATGCTGTTCATTTTGATAATGCCCCGATTGGATTTTTGGATATCGATAGTAAAAAAGATAACACGTTGCAATATGAAACGATTAACGGAAGAAAAACATACCAGGTAGTTGCAGGAGATAATTGGAAAGATCTGATAGATCAATATACCAATCTTACAGGAAAACAGCCATTACCCCCGCGTTGGGCATTTGGAAATTTTGCCAGTCGTTTTGGATATCATTCTGAAAAAGAAACTAAAGAAACGATTGCCCGGTTTAAAGCAGATAGTATCCCATTGGATGCAGTAATTCTGGATATTTATTGGTTTGGAAAAGAGATCAAAGGACATATGGGAAACTTTGAGTTTTTGAAAGACTCATTTCCAAATCCAAAACAGATGATCAATGATTTTAAAGATCAGGGAATCAAAACAATATTGATTACAGAACCTTTTGTACTAACGACTTCAAAAAAGTGGGAAGAAACCGTAAAGAGAGGAGTCCTGGGGAAAGATATGCAAGGAAACCCATTTAAGTACGATTTTTATTTTGGAAATACTGGGATTATTGATATTTATAATCCTAGAGGAAAAGAATGGTTTTGGGATATTTATGCCAAATATACTCGGGAGTATGGAGTAGCAGGTTGGTGGGGTGATTTGGGAGAACCCGAAGTACATCCTTCAGAATTACAGCACGCTACAGGAAGTGCAGATGAGGTTCATAATATTTATGGTCATGATTGGGCACGATTGGTACAAGAAGGGTATCAAAAAGATTTCCCAGAGCAACGCCCATTTATATTGATGCGAGCAGGATATTCGGGATCCCAACGATTTGGAATGATCCCCTGGTCTGGTGATGTAAGCAGAAGTTGGGGAGGATTGCAATCTCAAACCGAAATAGCATTACAAATGGGAATGCAAGGATTGGGCTATATGCATTCTGACTTGGGAGGGTTTGCTGGCGGAGAAACATTTGATCCCGAGTTATATACCCGCTGGTTGCAATATGGGGTGTTTCAACCCATATTTAGACCACATGCTCAGGAGCATATTGCTCCAGAACCCGTTTTTCATGATACAAAAACAAAAACCTTAGCCAAGAAAAGTATCGAACTTAGATATAGTCTATTGCCTTATAATTATACCATTGCTTTTGATAATAATCAAACTGGTATACCATTGATGCGGCCTTTATTTTTTGAAAACACAGATAATAAAGAATTATCCGAAATAAGTTTTACCTACATGTGGGGTGATGATTTTCTGGTGTCACCCGTAATACAACCTGGTATTGCATCTATGGATATTCCGTTTCCAAAAGGAACGAATTGGTATGATTTCTTCACGGGACAGAAATTTGAAGGAGGAACATTTAAAACGGTTGAAATAGTAGAAGATCACATTCCTGTATTTGTAAAAGCAGGAGCATTTATTCCTATGGTACACCCAGTACAAACAACCAAAATGTATTCGACCAAAGATATAATGCTGCATTACTATCATGATAATACTATAAAAAATAGTTCTGGTAAGGTATATGATGACGATGGTAAAACACCAAATGCTTTTGAAAAAGGAAAATACGAAATATTAAAATTTGATAGTGCACTAAGCAATAAAAAACTATCAATAGCACTAACAGTAGAAAAAGGAACTAAATATGCATATAGTGATAGAAAAATTACGTTGATTATTCATAATATTCAGGCTTCTCCAAAATCTGTAACAATAAGTGGTATCTCTCCTTCGTTTGATTGGGATGAAGAAGGTAAAAAGCTGAAAATAAGCTTTGAGTGGGATTCTAAAGAAGCCAAAAACATAAATATTTCTTTGTAG